GGACCATTGACTGTTTGACATCTCATTGACTGGTGCTCATCTATTACTGTCCCTGTTTTGAATTCAGAAGATCAGTTTGAGCGAGCGCAGAcaatgtgattaatattcatgaacccagcagctcgtCAAACCGTAGTGCACCGTATATTGTTAGTATAGTAGTAgaaatagtagtagtattatcttttgataataataattactattatctattactattattattattatttatttaattttttttaagtaccagTGAGTTTGGTTCATATTTTGAGGAATTGTTTTCCTTTATCAGTTGTGATAAAATAGCTTGACTTTGCAAAGTATGAGAGGGTTAAAACTGTATTtggcacaaaaatattaatttaaaagcaatagtacaaaaaaaaaaaaaaaactcttcagtGCAAAATTGGACCAAAAAGACACTCGAGTTGCTGCTGAGTCATGTATCAGTCACTGTTGTAATATTTAAACATATCACTGATAGTTTATCTACTATGTGCCCTTTTTGCAGCGGTTTACAGTATCCGTCTATCGGAGATACAGTGATTTTGACGTCTTCCATGAGCTCCTGCTTCAGAGGTACGCTTACAGAGTCGTGCCGGAGCTTCCTCCCAAAAGGGCGTTGAAAGGAGGTAAGAAGTTGAATTATTTATTCACTGTAAAATCTCAGCATGTGAAAGAATTGTAATCAAACCTGTAGATTATAGTCTTGTGCATTTCCCATTTAGACTGTGGTGTGACATTCAGTGCTTTTTGGGAATGCACCAGACAAGCAATCATAACCCTGCCAAGGCTAAAAAAAGTAAACTTCTGTTTTTCTGCAGACTTCAGCAACTCGTACTTCCATAGTAACTGAGTACCAGAAAGTTCCTTgctgtgttttattaatgtaagGACTATGTTTTGTTGTTTCTGGGAAAGTTTAATCTTTTCTCTGTTCTTTGGCCCCGCTGCAGTCCTGACCTCCATGTCAGAGCGAGAGTTCATTGAAGGGCGGAGAAGAGCTCTGGACAGGTTTCTGAATCTTGTGGCACGCCACCCTGTTTTTTCCGAGGATGAGCTTGTGAAAACATTCCTCACCTTCAGTGGCTCGGTGTGGATTTTTTGCTAACcctgaatttgatttgaattttctAGATAAATgggattgcatttttattatatttgttcttAATGGACATTCCAGATTTCAATATTTATACCCCACAGGATGTCCAAACTAAGCTTAGAGATGCGTGCAAAAAATTGGGTGATGAGTTCATGACATGCAAATATGCAACGCAGGCCAAGGTTTGATTCAGTTTTATTTGACTTCACatgttaaatatatgtttatgtttgaaTGTCATAATATTCTCTTTTAATGCAGTAATTGGTAATTAATACTGCTTGTctgtattgtgattttttttcatgcaggATTACCTCCCAGCAGATATCCAGAGTCAGTTTTCATCCAGCAGAGAGCTCATCAAAAATATCCATAGCAGTCTTCAAAAGTTACGGGACCGGGCAGAGAGGATGGCCGAGCGCTCGAGGGAGAACGCCACAGATCTGCTGATGTTTGGGAAGGAGCTCAGGTACCTCATCCTGAGGGCTGTTTCTCAATCTTTGTGGTATCTCATAAACCAGTGGCTCTTAACAACCTGGGATCTGAGGTCATCTAAGTATGAATAGAACGTAGAAaaagttttgaatgtttaaaatataaaggcAGCTGTAGATTTTTATCTATAAAATATTACGCTTGTGCTAACAAGTTTTTTTCTATCCCCAGTACtgttagatatataaataaattatgtgattaaaatcatgttttaaataatttatattaattttagttatatataaaagtatttttttttctttactttaacACATCATTTTATCTACCCACAAGCACTGGGACTTAAATAATGctattattcacatttatttatacatatttcagTTTCAATACTCTGATTTTCCCCCTTAACTACCCACATCACTCCttgcagcaaaataaataaatcttaaatgaaAGTCTATAAATCAACCTTTATTTTTTGATGGTGATTATTTGTCTGTACATGATCTCTTATGTACAATGGTACAGTAACATTGACTGTTTGAGTAGGTGGAAAATACCAGACTTTTTCAGTGGTTTATGACTACCTGCCATAGATTTCAGCTTTCGGTCTCTCTCCGCTCCAGTTCTTTGGGGTCAGACGAGTCACCTGTGCCTATCCTGGCATCCTGCAAGAGTCCTTGGGCTACTCTGAGACGCTCGGTCAAAGGGCTTTCTGTTGAGTTCTCACTTCTGTCTGAGAAAGCTGCCCAGCAGGTACTGTGCCGCCCACACATACCACGTGAACTGCTACAGaggaatttcatttatttatttaatacagggCAGAAGAGAGGAGGATTATGTGGTGGAAAAACTTAATCTGTTCCTGGACTTGCTGCAGTCGTACAGGGTGAGTATTAATGTgctttaaaagggtcatatcaTGCAATTTAACATTTTTCCTTTCCTTGTAACGGGTTTTGTCTTGTCGTGCCGGGACACAcgacatcacagtatggtaaggggcataacatttccgtcacacacttgaggtattcggccaatcacaacacactggattgctggccaatcacagcacgcctcgcttttcagaacaatgagctttgtaaaagaCTATGCGTTTTAGAAAGGCAGGGCTTGGAAGAGAAAcgataatgtacattatgtggaaagtaatgttttttgaatcttaaaccacataaacaaattgcattacactaaatacactaaataatgttCTTTGTAGCCACAGCTGAaactttttctttgtatttttgctAGTGGTGGgtcgttatcggcgttaacgtgctgagttaatgcgagactcttatcgggtgatAAGGGTgccattaatctattctcaaagttgggttgggagctgggtctaaactaagcaagctatgatgactttcaccttgatattttatataacacactggctgaggccagcctaaaaagatgctcaggacagttgacgggccactgctgcgcatcgtcacgaaagcttatctttttcacatgtttttaagtcTTACCGCTTGtggatttaaacattaaagcatccaaacacaagacgcggaaaagctgaacagagtagctggttactcacgtgctgtgttcggtgcggagagagagagagagagagagagagacgtgtatcacagacagcgacactgaaccgagctctcttctgcgaagttctcctcgaagtccctcctgcacctgaacgaacaaatacaaaatcgcagtttgaacaaacaaaaatgtgtattatattggatgcgttcatggtctcttaaagggaccgcgcctaatttagctactggctgctgtaatgttaatccaagaaaattaaaatgaaaatcactggctgctcttgactgaattactttgtagttttaacagtcaaaccaaaaattattccgacaccagatatattttttgatatatttaacaaaactgtaataatgtgacaAATGTTGAAggtttctgaataaatgtaggtttgattgtatatttcatttttacattgaagactatccagtgcttttttacatttaattatttagtttctgtaccttgacacctacaaacttgaaaaaaagttaaacattgtgtaaatagcacaaataaaaaaaaacgaacatacaaattaaacaatttcaaacagggcccactggtacaaccttcaccgggtccccacACAGGCGCGTtcgctcctggaacgcaactggaatccaTTCACACGGGTGCATGgctgcactgcagacggagtatgtgtgaaacaggcgtacggTTGTtcgcaccttgtgcaatgtggaattagtttacagctttttcaagcagtttgtgatgcattttggaaacaggagatgaacatttctaatgcaccatctagcttgataaaacccttctcaaagacttactgtttgtcaattttatttgggtaacacacatattctgaatgccgtcggcagaattcaaatgagccattttaatctagattaatctagattaatttcagatcacagtgagattaatctagattaaaaaaatgtatctatgcccacctcAAATTTTTGCCCATTTAGAGGAAATAAATTGAAATATGACTTTTTAGGGCTGTTAAGATAATGCAGTAATATTCCACAgaattaatgttattattgtacttttggtcaaataaatacagcattaataAGAGACTTCATCACCTtgagatactttttttttgtttttttgacatagTTTCAGAAGTCTTGGAATATAGCAAACAAGTTGTAATTTAGCTGTTTTCATCCACTGTTTATCTAGAGAGGACTAGGGAGACTTGTGTTGCAAGCTTAATTAAAACCATGTGTTACCACATGAGCACCAAAGCTCAAAGTGCATGTAAATTACCACTCAGCCATGGCACAACATTTTTTGAGTgtgtatgttttgtgtgtatgttttgtgTCATACAGGACTTGTGTGAACGACATGAGAAAGGGGTCTTGCACGAACACCACCGCGCACTGCAGAAGTACGGTGTCATGAAAAGACAAATGCTGAGTGCCACGGTGCAGCCAAAAGAACAGGTTTCTGTCGAACAGCTGGAGTCCCGCATCGTCCAggtcagaccacacacacacagacacacacacacacacacgcacacacagagctACAGCAGAATCACCAGAGGGGAAATGTGGGGACCAGTAGCTTGAGGGGCGCTGATAAATCCTTTTAATTTAGTTGGTGAAATTGAACTGAAGGGCTTGAAACCAAAGCCCTTGAGCAACACTTGTATCCTCTAAATCCCTCTGGGGATTCCACAGGCATCTGAACTAATATAAGATCTCTGCCTCTTTGGAGAGGTAGTAGtagctctctttttttttttttatcttatcttGTTTATGCCTgggttttcaaactggggtcTAGAGAGGCTGTTAAAGGCTGATATTTAACTTATATTTTTCAGAATTGGATTATATTGGTAATACACTACTATGTGGTCTGAGTAagatttgtatttcttattttaattaagaaatgaacACTTATAGGGCCAGATTTATTTTCAGCTTGTGTCAGCGCAAACCCTCATATGGCgttaaaaaaaactactgtcaGTTATTAGCACTGAAAAGGAGTGGACCGTTTATTATTTTTGCGactattgaatatgcatttgcaGGAGTTTCCTTTTCGAACAGTACATTTCTGGGAGGaaagtatttaaatgaatcacacAGCGTGATTTACTAAGGTTCACACTCGTCAGTTTACTGATATTTGCTGCAT
The sequence above is drawn from the Carassius auratus strain Wakin unplaced genomic scaffold, ASM336829v1 scaf_tig00214480, whole genome shotgun sequence genome and encodes:
- the LOC113092117 gene encoding sorting nexin-8-like; protein product: MAADINEGSVPLYYREVHQAICSRTDERVPISVFQRVLSRTSLSVTVQNQIAEHVNSGDGFISKVSLYKGLALIALAQQGKPPSPKLLENFIQEFPKPQLGEPKELQSLKMQTVQESPLILSLTLGELLKKDTIKVQLIPEKKGLFLKHVEYQVTSERFTVSVYRRYSDFDVFHELLLQRYAYRVVPELPPKRALKGVLTSMSEREFIEGRRRALDRFLNLVARHPVFSEDELVKTFLTFSGSDVQTKLRDACKKLGDEFMTCKYATQAKDYLPADIQSQFSSSRELIKNIHSSLQKLRDRAERMAERSRENATDLLMFGKELSSLGSDESPVPILASCKSPWATLRRSVKGLSVEFSLLSEKAAQQGRREEDYVVEKLNLFLDLLQSYRDLCERHEKGVLHEHHRALQKYGVMKRQMLSATVQPKEQVSVEQLESRIVQQENAIQAMELRNYFSLFCLHQESQLIFTYLPITSHILGAFVNSQVLGHKEMGEVWQDLHSKLKSLFGDGNGQSPPLSPK